In the Hordeum vulgare subsp. vulgare chromosome 7H, MorexV3_pseudomolecules_assembly, whole genome shotgun sequence genome, one interval contains:
- the LOC123409301 gene encoding uncharacterized protein LOC123409301, producing MAAMSELVGAVRTRPGWSDLPSDLLQCVLARLPVPDRIRFPAVCTAWGSAASALHPRAVPVPSPWLMLPFDPTARRGRGGGKFSEKARFLSLSDGKVYAVPQPVPAIPDRLCVGSSPEGWLVTADAASELHLLNPLSGAQVPLPPPDTLPFVHASRDADGRVVSYSLRCCFADDDGDEGATVIVPPESFAPDRLRYELYKKAILVSAPREGHTAASGSGPWGSYAVMLIYQPLSRIAIARAGDTRWTLLDTPSRRWADAVRASSSASAGGRQLVYAMDSAGRVDAWDVDVTADTTTMRKAIAPSYCCCSGRACSMSAACSRYLVELSPGRLLQVHRVRDAAHARYTWEPRPESIEYTTVAAEFFELIGGRWAPVDSRNGRAGIVAGHALFLGKNASLCVPVDDCPELRGNCVYFTDDGPWSHDRCREVAPDVGVLDLADGSYRPPRGAARDLLWKWPPPVWVFPSCVD from the coding sequence ATGGCGGCCATGAGCGAGCTCGTCGGCGCCGTCCGGACGAGGCCGGGCTGGTCGGACCTCCCGTCCGACCTCCTCCAGTGCGTCCTCGCCCGCCTCCCTGTGCCGGACCGCATCCGCTTCCCCGCCGTATGCACCGCGTGGGGGTCGGCCGCCAGCGCCTTGCACCCCCGCGCCGTGCCCGTGCCGTCCCCGTGGCTCATGCTCCCCTTCGACCCGACCGCGCGTCGGGGACGCGGCGGCGGCAAGTTTTCGGAAAAGGCGCGGTTCTTGAGCCTCTCCGACGGCAAGGTGTACGCCGTCCCGCAGCCGGTGCCGGCCATACCGGACCGCCTCTGCGTCGGCTCGTCGCCCGAGGGGTGGCTCGTCACCGCCGACGCCGCCTCCGAGCTGCACCTCCTCAACCCGCTCAGCGGTGCCCAGGTGCCGCTCCCGCCGCCCGACACGCTCCCGTTCGTCCACGCCAGCCGCGACGCGGACGGCCGCGTCGTAAGCTACAGCCTCCGGTGCTGCTTCgccgacgatgacggcgacgagggTGCGACCGTGATCGTCCCGCCGGAGTCCTTCGCCCCCGACAGGCTCCGGTACGAGCTCTACAAGAAGGCCATACTCGTGTCCGCGCCGCGGGAGGGGCATACCGCCGCGTCGGGGTCGGGCCCTTGGGGCAGCTACGCCGTCATGCTCATCTATCAGCCTCTGTCACGCATCGCCATTGCCCGAGCCGGCGACACGAGGTGGACTCTGCTCGACACACCCTCCCGCCGCTGGGCGGACGCCGTGCGTGCATCCTCATCGGCCAGCGCCGGCGGCCGGCAACTAGTGTACGCGATGGACTCCGCCGGTCGCGTCGACGCATGGGACGTGGACGTCACGGCGGACACGACGACGATGCGGAAGGCGATCGCGCCGTCGTACTGCTGCTGCTCGGGGCGCGCGTGCTCCATGTCGGCGGCGTGCAGTAGATACCTCGTGGAGCTCTCGCCGGGGCGCCTGCTCCAGGTCCACCGGGTCAGGGACGCAGCGCACGCGCGGTACACGTGGGAGCCCCGGCCGGAGAGCATCGAGTACACGACCGTCGCCGCCGAGTTCTTCGAGCTGATCGGTGGTCGATGGGCGCCGGTAGACAGCAGGAACGGCCGCGCGGGCATCGTGGCCGGGCACGCGCTGTTTCTGGGGAAGAACGCATCGCTGTGCGTCCCGGTGGATGACTGCCCCGAGCTGAGGGGCAACTGTGTCTACTTCACCGACGACGGGCCGTGGTCGCACGACAGGTGCCGCGAGGTGGCGCCGGACGTCGGCGTGCTCGACCTCGCTGACGGAAGCTACAGGCCGCCGCGAGGCGCGGCGCGCGACCTGCTCTGGAAGTGGCCGCCGCCGGTCTGGGTCTTCCCGTCGTGCGTGGACTGA